The following DNA comes from Triticum aestivum cultivar Chinese Spring chromosome 3D, IWGSC CS RefSeq v2.1, whole genome shotgun sequence.
cccgacgagctctatccggtgcatccgccttcctccacgaccaccGCACCGGTCGCTCTCTCCGCTGGCGTTAATCTCTGGCACGCTCGTTTGGGTTATCCCAACCCCGTCActcttcgtcatattcttaggagtttcagtttcagttgtaataagatcgaggatcacacttgtcatgcctgtCATGTCGGCAAACACGTTCGTCTTCCGTTTAATAACTCCACTAGCATTGCTTCTTTTCcctttcagttgattcatagcgataTGTGGACCTCTCCAGTTCCTAGTAATTCGGGCTGTTTGAATTATCTGGttattcttgatgattattctcattatgtgtggacttttgcTTTGCGGCGCAAGTCGGATGCACTTTCCATTCTGACGGatttttactcctatgtcagcacgCAGTTTTGACGTTCCATTcttgctcttcagactgacaatggaaaagagttcgacaaccttgctTTCTGCACTTTTCTGCGCACCATGGCACAATTTTTCGTCTCACTTACCCGTATACTTCACAACAGAACGGTCGAGCTGAACGCGTCCTTTGCACTCTGAATGACTGTGTTCGCACGCTCCTGTTTCACGCTAATGTGCCGCCTCTCTTCTGGCCAGACGCACTTGCTATTTCATCACTGCTCCTTAATCTTCAGCCCTGTCGCCCGCGGTGGAACtacgcacctcaccatcttctctttggtACGCCACCTTCTTCTGATGGTTTGCGTATTTTTGGGTGTCTTTGTTATCATAGCACTGCCGACACTTCTCCTCACAAACTTGCACCAGGTTCTGTTGCATGCATCTTTATCGGCTATCCTTCCAACTCCAAGGACCATAggtgctacgatcccgtctcccaTCGAGTGTTCACCTCCCGacatgtttactttgatgagcTTGTGTTTCCGTTTCAGCGGGTTCCTCCGGCTGTCCCTCCCACCGCTGAAGATGTGGGACCATTGGCGTCTTGCCCGAGGCGCTCGCGCGCCGCCCTTGGCCCGCCCTGGCTTCGAGGCGCGTCACGCGTCTCCGGCTGCCTCCGGGTCCAGCGTCGGCCCCGCCTTGACGTCGTCTTCCGGCTCGGCGGCCGCCTcggcgtccacctcgccgccgTCCTTCGCCACGGCGGCCCCCGCGGCCTCTTCTGCCGGCGCGATGTCTGAGCCGCCCTCCGCCGCTCCATCGCGACCGGCTCCTGTGGTGCCCCCTTCGACCGCGGCTTCGACGGCCAGCGGGTCAGCCCCGCACGCGGACCGGGCTTCCGCAGCCTCGTCCTCGGCTGCGGCCTCGACGCCCCCTGGTGGCTACGAACTCACCACCCGCGGTCGGTCCGGTCACTCGCGCCCGTACGGGCAtttttcgcccgagctcgcgctaTGCTTCGGACGAGTACGTCCACGCGGCATCCACCTCTACGCCGTCGCTGTTGCCGTTGCCGTCCTTCATTCGAGCCGCTCctcgtgacccgctctggatggctgcgatgcaagaggagtttgatgccttgctgcgcaaccggacgtggcagcttgttccccatCCCCGGCACGCTAACGTGATTATCGGGAAGTGGGTCTTAaaacacaagctccgtcctgatggtacccttgacCGCTATAAAGCACGCTGGGTTGTTCGTGGTTTCCGGCAATGcgctggcatcgacttcaccgacaccttcgctccagTCGTTAAGCCCGGGACGATtcgcacggttctccaccttgcggtctcccgtgccTGGCCgatgcaccagatggacgtctccaacgccttccttcatggtcacctcgaggagcaggtcttctgccagcagcccacgGGGTTTGTTGATCCGGCGCTTGCCGACCACGTGTGTCTGCTCTCGCGGTCCTTGTACGAACTCAAGCAGACTCctcgcgcttggtaccagcgcatcgcggtGTTTCTGCACCAGCTCGGATTTCGCTCTACCCACTCAGACGCATCGTTGTTCGTCTATCACCAGGGCTCCGACAAGGCATACTTGCTCCTTTATATCGACGACATCATCTTGACGGCATGTACGGCTGGTCTTCTCAGTCAGCTCACTGCCCGTCTTCGCGCGgagtttgccatcaaggacttgggtccgctgcactacttcctcggtgttgaggtggtgcgccgtccggatggcttcttccttcaccaacggaagtacgctcatgagctcctggatcgcgctggcatgcttaactgcaagcctgctgCTACGCCCGTTGATACGAAGACCAAGCTCTCTGCCACAGATGGTTCCCCTGCTTCGGATGCTGCCTTTTACCGGTCTATTGTTGGGGCTCTTCAGTACCTCACTTtgactcgaccggagatccagtatgTGTGTCTTCACATTCATGCTCCTCGGGACGTTCATTGGGCCGctgtcaagcggattctccgctatgtTTGTGACACTATGGACCTCGGCGTCACACTTCACGCCTCCACCGACACCGTTCTCACCGCCTACTCTGATGCCGACTGGGCGGGCTGCCCCAACACTCATCGCTCCACCTCGGGCTACTGTGTCTTCCTTGGACCCTCGCTCATCTCGTGGTCATCCAAccggcagcctacggtctctcgctccagtgctgaggctgagtatcgcgatgtggccaacgtcgtcgccgagtgttcgtggcgtcgccagctgcttcaggagctctcaTGTCCTGTCGACCATGGtacggtggtctactgcgacaatgtctcggcggtctacctctctgccaacccggttcatcatcgtcagaccaagcatattgagttagatattcattttgttcgggaacaggtggctcTTGGCATATTCGTGTTCTACACGTTCCTACTTCCCAGcaatttgcagatatcatgaccaagggcttgcagCCAAGCAAAAGGCACATTGCGAGCACCACGCGGAGCCTCAACCACCAGATGCCTGGCACCGGCAGTGGTCTACTCCGAGGAAGCAACTATGGAGAGGACTTGATCATCGGGGTGGTTGACACCGGTTAGTATTTATTTAGTTAATCACCGCtgcttgattttgattttgattttgtaCACTGTAGAACAACAAGTGATCGAATATGAACAAACAATCCATGAAGAAATAATGATCTCCAAGTTGATCGAGCCAATCACTCCGGTTTTTAAAGGTCTTTTTCTTATATAGACCTACTAATCATCAGGGATATGGCCGGAGTCAAGAAGCTTGAGAGACCAAGGGTGCGGCCGAATACCAAGGGCTAGACTGGGGTATCAACAACTGCAGCCGCAAGATCATCGGTGCACGATTCTAGAGCGCAGGAATTTTTGATCAATCTGGAGTTGGACTCGCTCTCGCCCCGGGACCACAACGGCCATGGCACACACTGTGCGTCCACCGCGGAGGGCTTGGTGTCGAGGCAGCCAGTTTCCATGGTCTCACCAAGGGGGTTGCACGAGGAGGTGCACCACGGGCTCGCATCGCGGTGTACAAGTCCCTCTGGGGCACCATCGAAGGCAACACAGCCACGGTGCTCGCTGCCACTGACGATGCGATCCGCGATGGTGTGGATGTGTTGTCGTTGTTGCTCGCGCACCCTTTGGAAAATTCGTTTGGGCACAATTTTTTTAAGAAGTTTCTTAAATACCTCACAACTCAAATCAAATTCAGATACAAAAATAAATCCGGGCACAAATTTTTCAAGAACTATCTTGGAATGAGCCAAATGATATACCATTGGAAGGcataaaaaaatatgaaaccttttTCTGTTCAAcgttttctcaaattcgcaaccATCTGCAGGGCACTCGAACTGAGCCCTGTGCGGGTTTGAACTAAGGGTGTTTTACGGTTTGAACTTCACTTGTTTTTCAGTGGCCTTTTGTCGGAATTGagaaaataatataccgttggtAAGTTGTTGTCATGTTGAACGTTTTACAAAATAGATCATGGTGAACATATTTGAATACATTGAAATTCCTATCGGACGACATAAATTGAACTATTGAATAGTTTGTCAGAAAGAAGCATGTAATATACTATAGGAAAGTTGTTGAATAGGAGTAAATTTTTCATGGTGAACCTTTTTTCGTGTTCATCATGgattaagagcagttttaaaaacgcAAAAAATAACATCATTTTGTTTAATTTTGGAACTTCCAGTCAAGCAATCATGGGATGAACATTTTAATTTGTTAACATCAAACCTTTTATAGGTTTTATTCTGGTATAAAAATACACATATGAACTTACGGTGTAATTGCATCTAAACTTTCGGTGTTTATCTTTTTGAAGTGAACTTTTTATTTTATTATAATTATTTATTGTTCATCTGCTAACTTTCTCGGATTTAGCATATGCCTTCCATAATTCTTTTTTCGCCAGACACCCTTTTCCGTATAGGAACTTTTTCAGTACTGAAGATTAGAAATCAACTGTGTTCTAACTTGAACTTTCCCGGAAAAAAAAACTTGAACTTTTCTGATACAATTTTTTATCTATGTTTTGCATGCTCTTTTTTATAAACTTTCTTGTTTTTAGACTCTGAACTTTCTTTTGGTTTTCCCCATGAATTATTCGTGCCCGGTGAACTCCAAAGGGGGTTTTATTCTGGAAAACATGTTTTGCATCGAACATCCTTTTTTCTCGAGTTTGAACCTCCGGATTTCTATTTCGTGGATTGCAAAAAGTGTGTACTCAATTGTGTTTGTATCCACTCGATACGAAATTATGAGTCAATAAAGAACACCCTTTAGAAAAAAACTAGCTCCATAGTTACATACCATTATATGTCGCTTGTTTCCCAATGTGATCGCCGTAGGGACGACTGGTCAATCTTGCTCTCTGCCACGGGCGCTCACCCACCGTGAACTGTTCTCAAGGCTCTGCAGCCTAGGCACGTTGTTCCCGCTCAGATACACCGTGAACTGATTAGTCGGATTGTATAAGAAACAACTCGTGTCAAGTTAAATGGGAGTAATCGGCTCGGTCTGACTAGGAAATAATTAGTACTTAGTCCTACCGGGTCATTGTATCGACATTACAGTTATCTCCCGGTCCTCTAAAATGTAGCAAAATTCAATTGAAACACACGTGTGACATATTTTTGCATGACATATATAGATGCGAGGCAGTTCACTCAATTGCTCCAATGACCCCCGAAAAAAAAAACCACTCCAATGACAGCATCCTACGTACGTACGATCCCAGACAGTGGTTCTAACCCACTACCAGTAGTTCCAGGCATCTGATAGTTGAGCCCAAGAATGTCCCAGCTCCGTGTGGTGTTCGCCCTGTGCCTTTTGCTCCGCTGGACACTGATGACCTTTGCACATGATCGCCAATGGCATCAAAAATGGTCGTGCAAAGCAAAACCGAGAGATGATCCTCCATGTACTCTGCATGACAACATGCACAGgcaaagcaacagtagcagcacTGAAGCTACATGGTGATGAGGGCACgagaaggaagaagagaggaaCTCCATTGCCATTGCTTGTTTGAATGTGAGATGTAATGTGTAATGTGATGGTGCTAGCGCACGGAGCATGAACCCTATATATTTAAGAGATTCATCCccactaacttatttatctcaacatgcaagcatgctaCATCACCATACAATTATGGATGAGATAATGTCCACCTCAACAAGCAACCATACATGGGAAAAGACCACCaccacatgcaaccatgcatgggaaaagatttttattttattattcTAATTATATTCAATATATATTTTACAACTACAAATAATCAAATACAATGAATtatatgtattttttatagtggttCATGTGTTATTTATCTAAATATTTATATTCCACCCAATAAAATCTCGTTAAAATATATTACAACCGATTccacagcaacgcgcggggtatcatctagtttataACAGATGCATGCCCGTCTGCCCCCCCCCCAGGGCCACTCCTGACCACTCCAGAGCCAGTTTTATAAGACAGGGATAATTGAGCATGCATTAAGTCTTCTATTAAATAAACAGCGGCTGCTTTCACAAATAATGTACACATGTGGAGGTTAACACTAAACTAAGAAACAGGCGGCTACGAGCAACAACGAGGAAATGCAATCATTTGGACGTGACTAGATCATATGTACATAACTCTCCCACCGCAATTGGATCAAACCAGTTTGACCAAATGGGACCAACTCTGAATATTTTGATTCTATGGTTGAAAGTTTCAAAGTATTGGCCACATCGACTATAGTCTCAGACACGCgatctacacatcagatctacctCCAATATCAAGGAATTGTTGGCCCCGATTGTGCCATGTACTACCACAACAAAGTGTGAGAGAATTCGACGCATGAGAGAATCGAGTGACATTATAAGGCACATGTAAGTAATACATATCATATAAATGCGTGGAATTAATCCAAACACATTCCATCAAGTAGAAGCTAGTTTGGGAGTAAGCCAAGCCAGCAGATGTCTTTCGATCAAGAAAATTTAAAATGAGTTTTTGTGAAAAAGATCTCGAATCTAGTATTAAACAAACCAGATACCCTTGAAAATTAAGGATAATTAAAGAGTTAAATGTTATAATCTTCTGACTAGTAATCATATGCATGGTTAATCGTTCTTGTCAACACTCTATCCGGTTAACAAGTGTCATgctcatgcatatgacactagtctatgttactactttcataaTTGGGAGTAACATAGAGATAGTGTAATAAGTGGTTGTATTTATTAGTTCGTACACTAATTTTATCTTAGGAAGTGCTATGTGACGGTAACGTATTATATTACTtagaacacctctcttctcatTAACTGCATGCCACATAAGCAGACTTATCTCGGgctgcgctatgttactagctaagttactcccactatgaccggCCTTAGTCATCTGTGCGGATGGTGGCTAAGTATCATAAGTAATGCCTTCCGACAAGATAAATGTCTTTCTAGGCTAAGTGAGTATCAAAAGTAGCCCCGGGACAGCCATTATAAAGAATTTATATCCATTTACTGTTGTTATTCATTATAGTGCAAATCAAGAGCATAATTTCCTGTACTTATGTTGCACCTCGAGTTATTTATGCAACATCCGCATAGAAGTCCTGAATTGTAATTCGGGTTGCAACAGGAATCCTCACAGCCTTCTGTTCCTTATGCCACGTAATGCTGCCGAAGGTGTAGTCCCCTTGCAGCTTCCACATAGGCGACAACTTCACCTTAAACGTCTGAACTTTGTTCATGGCGTTGAAAACGAGCACCGGCGGCTCAATCTCCATCTTGACTCCAGCTGGGCTCTGGACTTGTGCGTGGTACACGGAGTTGACCTCGCCGACGTTTGTCACTGTCCTCCACACGGTGATTGGATGCCTCAGCTCAGGGATCGCGATAGAGGGCAGGTTCAGGTGATATGCCGGTAACGTTGTCGCATCACAACTCACGTTTGCCCTCCTGATGATGGTGCACCCGAAGAATTTATTGTAGTCGCGGGGATCGATGTCATAGACCAGACCGGGATCGGCCGCGCCGCCAGGATTGATGTTCCCACCGCCGTAGTCGAATGGGTCAGCGATTTTTCGAGGCACCCCTTCTGCCAGTATCGGCATGCCACGCTCGTCGGTTACATGGGCTTCATCACCAGGCAGAAACAGCAAAACAAAGGTAAAAAAGTCATGAACTGGTGAACTAGGAATCAGATGATCTCAGGGCAATGGCTAGCTGCAGTTCGCTTACCGGAGGTTATGATGGCTGATTTAATCGCCGCAGGAGACCAATCTGGGTGCTGAGCTTTCAACAGTGCGACGATGCCAGCAACGTGTGGGGTTGCCATTGACGTTCCAGACATAAATACGTAGGAATTTCCCACTGCTGCCAAGATGTTGGCTCCCGGTGCAGCTATGTCAGGCTATTGAAGAAGGAAGACAGTGTGAGACAAAAGCTGATACAAGGATGTGCTGATGATAGGTTTGGTAATGGCTCGCTAGTCCACTCTTGCCACATTTGTACTGTATGTACCTTGATAATTTCGGGGTAATCAGGTGATGGACCTCTAGAGGAGAACGAGGCCACTTTTGGTGCGGATATCTCTTTCCCGATAACGGTGTGTGCCAGTTCGATCTTTGCCATGGGAGAGCTGCTTAGTTACAAATGAAAATGTCTATTAATCAGAAGGGATAGACTCAATGCAACTGCAACAAATTAAATGTAATGAAATTGGGTGCGCCTACGGTACGTACCTTGtgccaaggatgtattttttgatcTTCTTACCAGTGTCAAGGTCCACGATGACGCAGGCTATGCCTTGGCAAACACCTAAAAGGTCTGTTGTATATTGAGCGAAAATAAGTCCGGATCCCCCGCCATTCCGGACATATTGTAACGCGTTGTTGAAAACGATCCCTGGGGCGATCGCCAATGGATCATCTGGCAAGGGAGAACAGAGAAGGATTTTCCCTTTCACATCCTTGGCAGTGGCATTAAGAGATGCTATGGTACATCTACATACACAAAGAAAAATGAAATCTGCGTCAGAATTGCCCTATAAGTAGATATTAATAAAGAACTAACAGGTAACTTGGTTTACTTACTCGTCTGACACAAGGCCTGTGAAACGGCTGCTCCCGGACGATGAGTTCACCACGTGGTAGTTGAGGGACTGACCCTACAAAATGAAATAGCCAGGCAGAGTTTGCTCAGGAATAGGAATATAGACACACCGGAACATTTGAGCTTGTGATTTTTCGGAGATTTCCTCAGTCATACACGTATACTTACCAGTATATGCTGGTTGTTTCCTAGTGTGATCGCCGTCGGAAATGACCGATCAACCTTGCTCGCTGCCACGGTGATGACCCACGGCGAAGTGTTCTCAAGGGTCTGAGGCCTAGGTCCGTCGTTCCCGCCCGCGTACACCACGGTGATCCCCTTCTGAACCGCATGCAGGGCGCCGAACGAGTTCTCGTCCGGGAATCCGACGGACAACGATAACACGTCCACACCATCGTGGATTGCATCATCGATGGCAGCAAGAAAGGCCGACGTATCGCCGAAGCCGTCAACGCCCCATAAGGTCTTGTAGACCGCTATGCGAGCGTGTGGTGCGCCTCCCCGTGCTACCCCCTTGGCGAGGCCATTGAAGCTGGCCGCCTGCACGGCCGAGCCCGCCGCGGTGGATGCACAATGCGTGCCGTGGCCGCTATAGTCACGAGGCGAGAGCGAGTCCGTCTTGAGGGCCTCCTCAGAAACTCCAGTGTCGTAGAACCGTGCGCCGATGATCTTGCGGCTGCAGTTGTTCTTGTCCCAGTCCGGCCCGAGTTGGCACATCCCTTTCCACCTTGATGGTATCGGTGGGTACCCTTCATCGCTAAAGCTTCGCGACTCCGGCCAGATCCCTGATTAGTCGGTTTGTGTAAGAAAAACAAGGTGCCAAATTAAGATGGGAGTGATTGGCTCGGTCTGACATGAAAATAATTTGCTCTTAGTCAACTACCAATCGATGGCCATCATATCAAAAAAAAAAATTCTTAACAATTTTGCACTGAACGTGAATTCTTATGTATGATCAGAAAATTTTCCAATGTTAATTAAAAATACTTATCTCCCGGCCGGCCTGTAAATAATTATCCAGATTAAATTAAACATATGCATGGCATATATTGATATGAGACCAGGTGGTGGTAATTAAGTGGTAACTGATAAATAGATAAATACTAACCGGTGTCAATCACCCCGATGATCACATCCTCTCCGTAGTTGGTCCCGTGGGGAAGCGCACTGCCAGACATCTGGTAGTTGAGCCCAAGAAAGTCCCAGCTCCGCGTGGTGCTTGCCTTGTGCCTTCTGCTTGGTTCGACGCTGATTACCTCCGGAAACTCTGCACGCATCACATCATATCAGAAATTGTCATGCAAGGCAAAACTGATCGAGATGTTCACTGGACGACGAGTCCCAACCTGCAAGTTGCTCTGCTTGCTCCGGTGTAAGCATGGCGGCGAAGCCTGAGAAGCCATGCTTGTAGTTGTACACCACAGATGCCAAAGATTCTTCCTTGCTTCCGAGAAGAGTGGTGAGAATGTCATGGTGCGAAGCCACAACGTGGTCGGGGTGCCCATGCTTCACGTCGCCTAGGTAAACTATGTAGACCTAAACATGAATAGACACATGAGTGCATGCAAAGGTGGGTTAACTAATTGAACCACGGAAACTTGCTTGCTTGATTAATTACATACCTTGCGAGATGATGATCCTCCGTGCACTGTGCATAGGAGCATGCAAAGGCAAAGCAGCACCCAAGCTACACGGCGATGAgcgcgcgaggaggaagaagagaagaaccCCTTTGCCATTGCTCGCTTGGTTCTGAGATGTAATGTGCAATGTGATGGGTACTCGAGTACGAATTTATAGTGGATACATGCTGCGCGTTAGAACTAGTCCTCTGTTCCAACCATCACCTCTTTTATTCCCTTTTCCGAAGCAAACGAGCCTTCTCAACAATTTCCATTGAAGAATTATAAACCGCCACCTaatcttttacatgagttttctgAAACCAAAGCGAAAGCACCCCTGACCTACCATTGATCCAGACATGTGTAGCCAAGTCAATAACCCAGAGGTAAGGTAAGCATTGATTAAGTCATCTCTTTTACTAATTGGCATGTGGTGGTTAACGCTAAAGCATTGATTaagtcatctctctctctctctctctcacacacacacgcacaaaatcCTGTTGAACGACTGCCTCTACAATTGTTTTTCACTGATAATTCCTGAACTTGAGCTTATTTATAATGTTTGAAGTTTACATGCCCAGTTCAGACATATCCGTGATG
Coding sequences within:
- the LOC123076717 gene encoding subtilisin-like protease SBT3.9 yields the protein MAKGFFSSSSSRAHRRVAWVLLCLCMLLCTVHGGSSSRKVYIVYLGDVKHGHPDHVVASHHDILTTLLGSKEESLASVVYNYKHGFSGFAAMLTPEQAEQLAEFPEVISVEPSRRHKASTTRSWDFLGLNYQMSGSALPHGTNYGEDVIIGVIDTGIWPESRSFSDEGYPPIPSRWKGMCQLGPDWDKNNCSRKIIGARFYDTGVSEEALKTDSLSPRDYSGHGTHCASTAAGSAVQAASFNGLAKGVARGGAPHARIAVYKTLWGVDGFGDTSAFLAAIDDAIHDGVDVLSLSVGFPDENSFGALHAVQKGITVVYAGGNDGPRPQTLENTSPWVITVAASKVDRSFPTAITLGNNQHILGQSLNYHVVNSSSGSSRFTGLVSDECTIASLNATAKDVKGKILLCSPLPDDPLAIAPGIVFNNALQYVRNGGGSGLIFAQYTTDLLGVCQGIACVIVDLDTGKKIKKYILGTSSPMAKIELAHTVIGKEISAPKVASFSSRGPSPDYPEIIKPDIAAPGANILAAVGNSYVFMSGTSMATPHVAGIVALLKAQHPDWSPAAIKSAIITSAHVTDERGMPILAEGVPRKIADPFDYGGGNINPGGAADPGLVYDIDPRDYNKFFGCTIIRRANVSCDATTLPAYHLNLPSIAIPELRHPITVWRTVTNVGEVNSVYHAQVQSPAGVKMEIEPPVLVFNAMNKVQTFKVKLSPMWKLQGDYTFGSITWHKEQKAVRIPVATRITIQDFYADVA